Proteins co-encoded in one Podospora pseudoanserina strain CBS 124.78 chromosome 7 map unlocalized CBS124.78p_7, whole genome shotgun sequence genomic window:
- the LAS21 gene encoding major facilitator superfamily transporter protein (COG:T; EggNog:ENOG503NW8U) has protein sequence MSPRRSRDGGILSTLLLVAANLLVPIAIFVFGKGFFPYKPLLPGLATYGESSVYGEPPKAQFDKLVFMVVDALRSDFVYTATSGFKFTQSYVSEYCPTQMGGKADREGNRLIRDGGALPFTAHATSPTVTMPRLKAITTGSIPSFLDVVLNLDEGDESSSLASQDTWLAQMKRKKKGKLVMYGDDTWLKLFPGMFDRFEGTTSFFVSDFTEVDNNVTRHVPEELERKDWNTLVLHYLGLDHIGHKGGPRSPHMLNKQHEMDGIVKQIYQAIESKDHLKSTLFVICGDHGMNDAGNHGASSAGETSPALLFLSPKLKKLNKRHRAPLPENPDFQYYDTVEQSDLAPTLAALMGVPISKNNLGATIPDFLPFWSSSEVKAEILMRNADQIMQVAHAAFGQKMYEWSFKEDGKPETDDEKLAAGYMEFEQLYQQVYRGASPDLYQEMIPKAGNWLHEAQSFLSGMASNYDTPQMLLGFGIALSALVLALISSPTLPSIPFSLVTLAYGAMMFASSYVEEEQHFWYWSTTAWFGYLLVRGLNRKTAHPIAHAVSFGVILLAARIIKSWNQTGQKFAGEPDIVTLYLQTSPVLLWCLVGATYFWIQQHLTFGLSSLPIWLSFATSIGLVLAAFTFKVAFVVEDAPELLTEFVKKLLEINFSGGGRELVERARAVFIGLGILMAASLGFMGAKKQISQGQPGVFTALTVLTLFLVTQSRVTDIPLFLLYNLQFRLLLSYVPELELGEITLSSLLLQYASFFAQGGSNAISSIDLSSAYNGIATYNATFVGILTFLSNWAGPVYWAVATVILLLSKRQHLLSRRRGGEEGNVYKLHVSLMTVFIAAATAAVMGACGVLRDHLFIWTVFSPKYLYVVAWAGGVHLGVNVGMGGLFYWLGVREGSGREKA, from the exons ATGTCGCCGCGTCGCAGTCGCGATGGCGGCATCTTGAGCactctgctgctggtggcagCCAATCTTCTGGTTCCAATCGCCATATTCGTCTTTGGCAAGGGGTTTTTTCCCTACAAGCCACTTCTCCCTGGCCTTGCGACGTATGGCGAGAGCTCCGTTTATGGCGAGCCACCAAAGGCGCAGTTTGACAAGCTGGTGTTTATGGTTGTTGATGCGTTGCGGAG TGATTTTGTCTACACAGCAACCAGCGGCTTCAAATTTACCCAATCGTACGTCTCTGAATACTGTCCGACGCAAATGGGGGGGAAGGCTGACCGAGAAGGGAATAGACTGATTCGCGATGGGGGTGCTCTACCGTTCACGGCACATGCCACTTCGCCGACTGTTACGATGCCACGGCTCAAGGCGATAACCACGGGGTCTATTCCTTCGTTCCTGGATGTGGTGCTTAAtctggatgagggggatgagagcTCAAGCTTGGCGTCGCAGGATACGTGGTTGGCgcagatgaagaggaagaagaagggaaagctGGTCATGTACGGAGATGATACATGGTTGAAGCTGTTTCCGGGCATGTTTGACCGCTTTGAGGGGACGACTAGCTTTTTTGTTTCG GACTTTACCGAGGTCGACAATAACGTCACGAGGCATGTTCCGGAGGAactggagaggaaggattgGAATACTCTGGTTTTGCATTATCTTGGGTTGGATCATATTGGGCACAAGGGCGGGCCGAGGAG CCCCCATATGCTCAACAAGCAGCACGAGATGGACGGCATCGTCAAGCAAATCTACCAGGCCATCGAGTCCAAAGACCACCTCAAGTCAACCCTCTTTGTCATCTGCGGAGACCACGGCATGAACGACGCTGGGAACCacggcgcctcctccgcTGGAGAGACATCCCCAGCCTTGTtgttcctctcccccaaactcaagaagctcaacaagAGACATCGAGCACCGCTGCCAGAGAACCCCGACTTCCAGTACTACGACACCGTCGAGCAGTCCGATCTGGCGCCCACTCTTGCCGCCTTGATGGGCGTTCCAATCTCCAAGAACAACCTCGGCGCGACCATCCCTGACTTTTTGCCGTTTTGGTCTAGCAGTGAAGTCAAGGCCGAGATTCTCATGCGCAACGCGGATCAAATCATGCAGGTGGCCCACGCGGCTTTTGGCCAAAAGATGTATGAGTGGTCCTTTAAGGAAGACGGCAAGCCCGAGACAGACGATGAGAAGCTAGCTGCCGGTTACATGGAATTTGAGCAGTTGTATCAACAAGTCTACCGAGGAGCCAGTCCTGACCTTTACCAGGAAATGATCCCCAAAGCAGGAAAC TGGCTCCACGAAGCCCAATCTTTCCTCTCCGGCATGGCGAGCAACTATGACACTCCACAAATGCTCCTCGGTTTTGGAATCGCCCTTTCGgccctcgtcctcgctctcatctcctcccccaccctcccatccatccccttctccctcgtcaCTCTCGCCTACGGCGCAATGATGTTCGCCAGCAGCTACGTCGAAGAGGAGCAGCACTTCTGGTACTGGAGCACAACCGCCTGGTTCGGCTACCTCCTCGTCCGGGGCCTCAACCGCAAGACAGCCCACCCAATCGCCCATGCTGTCTCCTTTGGTGTGATCCTCCTCGCAGCTCGCATCATCAAATCCTGGAACCAAACCGGCCAGAAATTCGCTGGAGAGCCTGACATTGTCACGCTCTACCTCCAGACGTCCCCAGTCCTGTTATGGTGTCTAGTCGGGGCAACATACTTTTGGATCCAGCAACATCTCACCTTTGGCCTCTCCAGCCTGCCAATCTGGCTTTCTTTTGCGACGTCGATTGGACTTGTGCTCGCGGCATTCACCTTCAAGGTTGCctttgtggtggaggatgcgccAGAATTGTTGACAGAGTTTGTGAAGAAACTGCTGGAGATTAATTTcagtggtggggggagggagctggtggagagagCGCGGGCGGTGTTTATCGGGTTGGGGATCCTGATGGCTGCTAGTCTGGGATTCATGGGAGCGAAGAAGCAGATTAGCCAGGGGCAGCCGGGGGTTTTCACTGCTTTGACGGTGCTGACGCTTTTTTTGGTGACGCAGAGCAGGGTTACTGATATCCCGCTTTTTTTGCTTTATAATCTTCAGTTTAGGCTACTACTCTCCTATGTACCGGAgttggagctgggggagatTACGCTGTCGAGTCTACTGCTGCAGTACGCCTCGTTCTTCGCACAAGGCGGCTCCAACGCCATCAGCTCGATCGATTTATCGTCGGCGTATAATGGGATCGCGACGTACAACGCGACGTTTGTGGGGATATTGACGTTCTTGTCGAACTGGGCTGGGCCGGTGTATTGGGCGGTGGCGACGGTGATTTTGCTGCTGAGCAAACGACAACATCTGCTGAGCCGCcgccggggaggggaagagggaaatGTGTACAAGTTGCACGTCTCCCTCATGACGGTGTTTATCGCCGCGGCGACGGCTGCGGTCATGGGGGCTTgtggggtgttgagggatcATTTGTTTATTTGGACGGTTTTCAGCCCAAAGTATCTTTATGTTGTTGCCTGGGCTGGGGGGGTGCATTTGGGGGTGAATGtcgggatggggggtttgttttaTTGGCTTGGGGTcagggaggggagtgggagggagaaggcgtGA
- the NOP4 gene encoding RNA recognition motif-containing protein (BUSCO:EOG09260XQV; COG:A; EggNog:ENOG503NUS9), with protein sequence MGADKKRQREDGPVEATTSSTDQSSSNPNKRPRVDKNRSLFVRSLPPSATSESLTNFFSQHYPVKHATVVLDPKTKTSRGYGFVSFADPEDAIEAKIKLNNELLDGRRLRLDIAQPRLRDAAKASTEVAARVVTEKRQREEELAEQRKAPKLIIRNLPWSIKSSEQLAKLFQPFGKIKFADLPNSKGKLSGFGFVTLRGRKNAEKALEAINGKEIDGRTVAVDWAVDKQTWEQHKEEEEGGEETKTEKKAKKAKKEEEKEEEEDPNMTQEDRDLANFFKNYGKNLEDEVEDDDEDVNSEDEDEDDDEEKDSDEEMDEDGDAEFEDASDDDEEEAKPEKKLSTDNSTTVFIRNLPYTATDEQLKAHFETFGAIRYARVVKERGTDRPAGTGFVCFFNHDDYVSCLKGAPRRPAPTLAKHSVLQDETLDPEGTYTLDGRILQVAPAVDKSEAARLQEMSASKKDKDKRRLFLLQEGQIPASSPVFKTLSDQEIKMREASAKQRKKLIESNPALHISLTRLAVRNIPANMDSKALKALAREAVVGFAKDVKEGKRAPLSKEENLRGGEQDKEAERHRKEKGKGVVKQAKIVFETVQGSKIDEKKAEGGGKSRGYGFIEYTSHRWALMGLRWLNGHAMKNEAGKTSRLIVEFAIENANVVQRRRQHEQKIREEGPRAPGSRAEREKRERERERGRKNRWERKEEKKRPDTWNKSSKGKKSAVPKEEKGKAEPQKKEGKKNAEAKLAMRTKIVARKREMRKKKAELRGEK encoded by the exons ATGGGAGCAGACAAAAAACGCCAACGCGAGGACGGCCCCGTCGaggccaccacctcttccaccgaccaatcctcctccaaccccaacaaaaGACCCAGAGTCGACAAAAACCGATCCCTCTTCGTCcgatccctccccccatcagccACCAGCGAGTCCCTCaccaacttcttctcccaACACTACCCCGTCAAACACGCCACCGTCGTCCTcgaccccaaaaccaaaacctcccGCGGCTACGGCTTCGTCTCCTTCGCCGACCCCGAAGATGCCATcgaggccaagatcaagctCAACAACGAGCTCCTCGACGGCCGCAGGTTGAGGCTCGACATTGCCCAGCCCCGTCTCCGCGATGCCGCGAAGGCTAGCACCGAGGTCGCTGCAAGAGTCGTCACCGAAAAGCGccagcgggaggaggagttggctgAGCAGAGAAAGGCGCCCAAGCTTATTATTCGTAACTTGCCTTGGAGCATCAAGTCGTCGGAGCAGCTCGCCAAGCTGTTCCAGCCTTTTGGCAAGATCAAGTTTGCGGATTTGCCCAATTCGAAGGGGAAGCTTTCTGGTTTTGGGTTCGTCACGCTTCGGGGTCGCAAGAATGCGgagaaggcgttggaggctATCAATGGCAAGGAGATTGACGGGCGGACGGTGGCGGTTGATTGGGCGGTTGATAAGCAGACTTGGGAGCAGCacaaggaggaagaggagggtggcgaggagaccaagactgagaagaaggccaagaaggcgaaaaaggaggaggagaaggaagaggaggaggacccgAACATGACACAGGAGGATCGCGATCTGGCGAATTTCTTCAAGAATTACGGCAAGAatctcgaggacgaggtggaggatgatgatgaagatgtcaacagcgaggacgaggacgaagatgatgacgaggagaaggattcagacgag GAGAtggacgaggatggcgatgccgagtttgaggatgcatcagacgacgacgaggaagaggcaaAGCCGGAAAAGAAGCTGTCCACTgacaactccaccaccgtcttcaTCCGCAACCTCCCTTACACCGCCACCGACGAGCAGCTTAAGGCCCACTTTGAAACCTTTGGTGCAATCAGGTACGCTCGCGTGGTCAAAGAGCGCGGCACCGACCGGCCCGCGGGTACTGGATTCgtctgcttcttcaaccacGACGACTATGTCTCCTGCCTCAAGGGCGCTCCCCGTCGCCCTGCCCCCACGCTGGCCAAGCACTCCGTCCTGCAGGACGAAACCCTCGACCCTGAGGGAACGTACACCCTTGACGGCCGCATCCTCCAGGTCGCCCCTGCCGTTGACAAGAGCGAGGCTGCGCGGCTGCAAGAAATGAGCGCGTCtaagaaggacaaggacaagcgCCGTCTTTTTCTGCTTCAGGAGGGTCAAATCCCCGCTAGCTCGCCCGTTTTCAAGACGCTCTCCGATCAGGAGATCAAGATGCGCGAGGCGAGCGCGaagcagaggaagaagcttATTGAGAGCAACCCGGCGCTTCACATCTCGCTCACCCGCCTGGCGGTAAGGAATATTCCTGCTAATATGGACTCTAAGGCCCTGAAGGCGTTGGCcagggaggcggtggtgggttttgcgaaggatgtcaaggaggggaagagagcGCCGCTTTCGAAGGAGGAGAATCTCCGGGGTGGTGAGCAGGATAAGGAGGCGGAGAGACataggaaggagaaggggaagggggtggttaAGCAAGCCAAGATTGTGTTTGAGACGGTACAGGGGAGCAAgattgatgagaagaaggcggagggaggggggaagagcAGGGGGTATGGGTTTATTGAGTACACCTCGCACCGCTGGGcgttgatggggttgaggtggcTGAATGGTCATGCGATGAAGAATGAGGCGGGGAAAACGAGCAGGTTGATTGTGGAGTTTGCTATTGAGAATGCGAATGTTgtgcagaggaggaggcagcatGAGCAGAAGAttcgggaggaggggccgaggGCGCCGGGgtcgagggcggagagggagaagagggagagggagagggagagggggaggaagaacaggtgggagaggaaggaggagaagaagaggccggATACGTGGAATAAGAGTagcaaggggaagaagagtgCTGTtcccaaggaggagaagggtaAGGCGGAGCcgcagaagaaggagggaaagaagaatGCGGAGGCTAAGTTGGCCATGAGGACGAAGATtgtggcgaggaagagggagatgaggaagaagaaggcggagcTCAGGGGTGAGAAGTAA
- the YCG1 gene encoding chromosome condensation complex Condensin, subunit G (EggNog:ENOG503NV3M; COG:B; COG:D; BUSCO:EOG09260LRX) gives MAPRATRSTRSSTAGGGATSRASTTATATSRSSPAVNYNIPEESPDNALRQQVAAVFRDAQRTTASHRKLAVTLRKMQEACCYEPTATKKTATTTNLGDFDEDDFNTEFVRCVLRVMPVKKSEGVGEKTVRFIGLFLRHAIDKDNEITGEVDMDTSTMPETPATRLTTYLMVTILPLLQAKDKFVRYRSTQLISHIISSLDAIDDDLFQKLRSGLLKRIRDKEAMVRVQAVLGLGRLAGNEVEAEEDSEDSEGGGAGSGLLDKLLEVLQNDPSADVRRSLLVNLPILPKTLPFLLERARDQDAATRRSVYSRLLPALGDFRHLSLSMREKLLRWGLRDRDENVRKAAGRLFRERWIEDCAGTPPPAETGQPAEVSPPNLDALLELLERIDVINSGGENGIGLEAMKGFWEGRPDYREAMVFDDTFFETLSAESVFVCRTFNDFCRSEGNGKFEQLVEEKLPEVTKVAFYLERYIKVLIDAIKRAEEQEDLEEEEEEDTVEQEFIAEQLLHIALTLDYSDEVGRRKMFSLLRQTLSIPELPDEVTKLTVNVLRDICAPDAAGEKEFCSIVLEAVADVHDTIVDEPPASENDNDDESFHSAQSEVSTPDRDTTPTKSSKNKNVPALSEEEAAKKAIKEIMINMKCLHIVQCMLANVTGDLQQNDHLVSMLNNLVVPAVRSHEAPVRERGLVCLGLCSLLDRSLAEENLTLFMHFFSKGHTALQITALNILTDILNVHGSQLLSANPTLLKVYIKALRSGARHPEVQASATVAVSKLLLGRVISDHDFSAELLKTLVVAYFEPASSDNQSVRQALNYFLPVFCYSRAENQDLMRIVALDALHTLYNVREGLEDDDADVDEEMVSLATIGACLVDWTDPRKCYYPGKEEGVEGERKNVNADVHLEFARGILERLSGSVPREEKKIIAALLGKLYVSPASSEELTRDIYALVCEAVENGLLTDATSRNSLYKLHVGLGKIVNQLDAAAVAAQMNSAEGQVQRYRRSVSRASSVGLGSVAGAAAGNNAGREGSVVSSRAGSIIKEEDEEEEEATVVLNRTEPVMKSIEEDDAEEDGDDKSLVSELLDEDEEDEGEDTL, from the exons ATGGCCCCCCGAGCAACAAGATCAACccgctcctccaccgccggcggcggcgccacCTCCCGCGCcagcacaacagcaacagccacttCCCGCTCCTCCCCAGCCGTAAACTACAACATCCCCGAAGAAAGCCCCGACAACGCCCTCCGACAGCAAGTCGCCGCCGTCTTCCGCGACGCCCAGcgcaccaccgcctcccaccGCAAGCTAGCCGTCACCCTCCGCAAGATGCAGGAAGCCTGCTGCTATGAGCCAACGGCTACCAAGAAAACTGCCACGACTACCAACCTCGgcgactttgacgaggatgacTTCAACACCGAGTTTGTCCGCTGCGTTCTGCGCGTCATGCCCGTCAAGAAGTCGGAAGGGGTAGGCGAGAAGACGGTCAGGTTCATTGGGCTGTTTTTGCGGCATGCGATTGACAAGGACAATGAGATTACGGGCGAGGTGGATATGGATACTAGTACTATGCCTGAGACGCCTGCTACGAGACTCACGACGTATCTGATGGTTACGATTTTGCCGTTGCTGCAGGCGAAGGACAAGTTTGTGAGGTATCGGTCGACGCAGTTGATTTCACACATTATCAGCTCGCTGGATGcgattgatgatgatttgtttCAGAAGCTGAGgtcggggttgttgaagaggattCGGGACAAGGAGGCCATGGTAAGGGTGCAGGCTGTGCTCGGGTTGGGGAGACTGGCGGGGAATGAGGtcgaggctgaagaagattcGGAGGATAgcgaagggggtggtgcggGCAGTGGCCTCTTGGATAAGTTGCTGGAGGTGTTGCAGAACGATCCCAGCGCTGATGTCAGGAGGTCGCTTTTGGTGAATCTGCCTATTTTGCCCAAGACGTTGCCTTTTCTGCttgagagggcgagggatCAAGATGCGGCAACGAGGAGGTCGGTGTACTCGCGGCTGCTTCCCGCGCTGGGTGATTTTAGGCACTTGTCACTTTCGATGAGGGAGAAGCTGCTCCGATGGGGTTTGCGCGACAGAGATGAGAACGTCCGTAAGGCGGCCGGTCGTCTGTTCCGTGAGCGCTGGATCGAGGATTGCGCGGGGACGCCACCGCCTGCTGAGACCGGTCAGCCGGCTGAGGTTTCACCCCCTAACCTCGACGCGCTCCTTGAGTTGTTGGAGCGTATCGATGTCATCAACTCTGGTGGCGAGAACGGCATCGGTCTTGAAGCCATGAAGGGTTTCTGGGAAGGTCGTCCAGACTACAGAGAAGCCATGGTCTTTGACGACACCTTCTTCGAGACTCTGAGCGCCGAGTCCGTCTTTGTCTGCCGAACCTTCAACGACTTTTGCCGCAGCGAGGGCAACGGCAAGTTTGAGCAGCtcgtcgaggagaagctccCCGAAGTCACCAAGGTAGCCTTCTACCTCGAGCGCTACATCAAGGTCCTGATCGACGCCATCAAGCGTGCCGAAGAACAGGAAGAccttgaagaggaagaggaggaggacacgGTGGAGCAGGAGTTCATAGCAgaacagctcctccacatcGCCCTCACGCTCGACTACTCTGATGAAGTCGGTCGTCGCAAGATgttctccctcctccgacagACCCTCTCCATTCCCGAACTCCCTGACGAGGTGACCAAGTTGACTGTCAACGTCCTCCGCGACATTTGCGCCCCTGACGCTGCCGGGGAAAAGGAATTCTGCTCCATCGTCCTCGAAGCCGTAGCCGACGTGCACGACACCATCGTCGACGAGCCGCCCGCGAGCGAGAACGATAACGACGATGAATCGTTCCACTCGGCTCAGTCAGAGGTGTCCACCCCCGACCGCGACACCACCCCGACCAAATcctccaagaacaagaatGTCCCTGCGCtgtccgaggaggaggcggccaagaaggcgatCAAGGAGATCATGATCAACATGAAGTGCTTGCATATCGTGCAGTGCATGCTCGCCAACGTGACGGGCGATCTCCAGCAAAACGACCATTTGGTTTCAATGCTTAACAATCTTGTTGTGCCAGCTGTCCGTTCCCACGAGGCGCCTGTGCGGGAGAGGGGTCTGGTCTGTCTGGGTTTGTGTTCGTTGTTGGATAGGtcgctggcggaggagaatTTGACGCTGTTTATGCACTTTTTTAGCAAGGGGCATACGGCGCTGCAGATTACGGCGCTGAACATCTTGACGGACATTTTGAATGTGCATGGGTCACAGCTGTTGTCTGCTAACCCTACACTGTTGAAGGTCTACATCAAGGCTTTGAGGTCGGGGGCGAGGCATCCTGAGGTGCAGGCTTCTGCTACGGTGGCGGTGTCGAAGTTGCTGCTTGGGAGGGTGATTTCTGATCATGACTTTTCTGCGGAGCTGCTCAAGACGTTGGTTGTGGCGTACTTTGAGCCGGCGAGCAGTGACAATCAGTCTGTCAGGCAGGCGCTGAATTATTTCCTGCCGGTGTTTTGCTACAGTCGGGCGGAGAATCAGGACTTGATGAGGATTGTTGCGCTGGATGCGCTGCACACGTTGTATAATGTAAgggaggggctggaggatgatgacgcggatgtggatgaggagatggtgagttTGGCGACGATTGGCGCTTGCTTGGTGGACTGGACGGATCCGAGGAAGTGTTACTACCcgggcaaggaggagggggtggagggggagaggaagaatgtGAATGCGGATGTGCATTTGGAGTTTGCGAGGGGGATTTTGGAGAGATTGTCTGGGAGTGTGCCGA gagaggaaaagaagattaTTGCTGCGCTGCTTGGCAAACTTTATGTGTCTCCGGCCTCAAGTGAGGAGCTCACTAGAGACATCTATGCCCTGGTTTGTGAGGCTGTTGAGAATGGTCTTTTGACTGATGCGACGAGTCGGAACTCGCTGTACAAATTGCATGTTGGGCTTGGCAAGATTGTCAACCagcttgatgctgctgctgtggcggcgCAGATGAACTCAGCTGAAGGTCAGGTACAGAGGTACAGGAGGAGCGTTAGCAGGGCTAGTTctgttgggctggggagTGTggccggtgctgctgctggaaacAATGCTGGAAGGGAGGGCTCAGTTGTTTCATCCAGGGCGGGGAGCATCAtcaaagaggaggatgaagaggaagaggaggcgaCGGTTGTGTTGAACAGGACGGAGCCGGTGATGAAGAGTattgaggaagatgatgcggaggaggatggagatgatAAGAGTTTGGTCAGTGAGttgttggatgaggatgaggaagatgagggtgaggacaCTCTGTGA
- the ade1 gene encoding Bifunctional purine biosynthetic protein ADE1 (EggNog:ENOG503NXWQ; COG:F): MSSLRILLVGNGGREHALAWKLSQSPYVESIIAVPGNGGTAGLPKVTNTTAVKPNDYPGLVEFAKKNNINLVVPGPEAPLVDGIEGYFREAGIPVFGPSREAARMEGSKTFSKDFMKKHNIPTAAYENFSDYEKASEYLKTVKHNVVIKATGLAAGKGVILPQTQEEAQQGLKDIMQDKAFGDAGNEVVIEEFLVGDELSILSFCDGTTIKSLPAAQDHKRIGDGDTGLNTGGMGCYAPTKLATPELLARVEREILQPTIDGMRKDGFPFKGCLFTGLMIAPDGTPKVLEYNVRFGDPETQTVLPLLESDLAKIMYACAGPIPYLEDVPVKVSNKFSTTVVVAAPGYPESYPKNIPMQVSAAPQDITIFHAGTKLTGDVLVTDGGRVIAANAVGESLRAAVDKAYEGVKLINFDGMYYRNDIAHRAFRESEASGKLTYAQAGVSIDAGNELVDRIKAAVATTRRPGADAVIGGFGGEVDLSQAGFPGAPIVVGAIDGVGTKLIIAQKMNKHDTVGIDLVAMNVNDLVVQGAEPFMFLDYYGCSRLDVSVAASFVEGVAKGCLESGCALVGGETAEMPDLYTGDDYDAAGAAIGVMKAEQRLPRKDAMVEGDVLIGLTSSGVHSNGFSLVRKVVQKCGLEYTDACPWDGSKSVGEALLTPTKIYVKPLLKVLASEPGAAAVKGMAHITGGGLTENVPRMLPKHLSAEIDVAAWELPPVFKWLAESVEPAEMGRTFNTGIGMVVAVAAEGVEGVVKGLEEAGEKVYTLGRLTKRPEGGNGCELRNLESWA, from the coding sequence ATGTCGTCTCTTCGAATCCTGCTGGTCGGCAACGGTGGCCGCGAGCACGCCCTTGCCTGGAAGCTCTCCCAATCGCCGTATGTGGAGTCCATCATCGCCGTTCCTGGCAACGGCGGCACCGCGGGGTTGCCCAAGGtgaccaacaccaccgccgttaAGCCCAACGACTACCCCGGCCTCGTCGAGTTCgcaaagaagaacaacaTTAACCTCGTCGTCCCTGGCCCGGAGGCGCCCCTCGTCGACGGCATCGAGGGCTACTTCCGCGAGGCCGGCATCCCCGTCTTTGGCCCCTCCAGGGAGGCCGCGCGCATGGAGGGCAGCAAGACCTTTTCCAAGGACTTTATGAAGAAGCACAACATCCCGACTGCCGCCTACGAGAACTTTTCCGACTACGAAAAGGCCAGCGAGTATCTGAAGACTGTCAAGCACAATGTTGTCATCAAGGCCACTGGTTTGGCTGCTGGCAAGGGTGTTATCCTTCCCCAGACTCAGGAGGAGGCTCAGCAGGGTTTGAAGGATATCATGCAGGACAAGGCgtttggtgatgctggcaaCGAGGTCGTCATTGAGGAATTTTTGGTTGGTGACGAGCTGAGCATCCTGTCTTTCTGCGACGGTACCACGATCAAGTCCCTGCCTGCTGCCCAAGATCACAAGCGAATTGGCGATGGCGACACTGGGCTGAACACTGGCGGTATGGGATGCTATGCGCCCACTAAGCTCGCTACCCCTGAGCTCCTCGCTCGTGTTGAGCGCGAGATTCTTCAGCCTACCATTGATGGTATGCGCAAGGATGGCTTCCCCTTCAAGGGCTGCCTTTTTACTGGCCTGATGATTGCCCCTGATGGCACCCCCAAGGTGCTCGAGTACAACGTCCGCTTTGGCGACCCGGAGACCCAGACGGTTCTGCCATTGCTCGAGTCCGATCTCGCCAAGATCATGTACGCCTGCGCCGGCCCTATCCCCTACCTCGAGGACGTCCCCGTCAAGGTGTCCAACAAGTTTTCCACCACCGTGGTGGTTGCTGCCCCTGGCTACCCCGAGTCATACCCCAAGAATATTCCCATGCAGGTGTCAGCTGCTCCCCAAGATATCACCATCTTCCACGCTGGTACCAAGCTCACTGGTGACGTTTTGGTCACTGATGGTGGCCGTGTCATTGCTGCGAATGCTGTTGGCGAGTCTCTCCGTGCCGCTGTTGACAAGGCGTATGAGGGCGTCAAGCTCATCAACTTTGATGGCATGTACTACCGCAACGACATTGCTCACCGTGCTTTCCGTGAGTCAGAGGCTTCTGGCAAACTCACTTATGCCCAAGCTGGTGTGAGCATCGATGCCGGAAACGAGCTTGTCGACCGCATCAAGGCTGCCGtggccaccacccgccgcccTGGCGCCGACGCTGTGATCGGTGGCTTCGGTGGAGAGGTCGATCTCTCCCAGGCCGGTTTCCCCGGTGCGCCCATCGTTGTCGGTGCCATCGACGGTGTCGGCACCAAGCTCATCATTGCCCAGAAGATGAACAAGCACGACACCGTTGGTATTGATCTCGTCGCCATGAACGTCAACGATCTTGTCGTCCAGGGTGCTGAGCCCTTCATGTTCCTCGATTACTACGGCTGCAGTCGTCTTGATGTGTCCGTTGCTGCTTCTTTCGTTGAGGGTGTTGCCAAGGGCTGCCTCGAGTCTGGCTGTGCtcttgttggaggtgaaACGGCTGAGATGCCTGACCTTTACACTGGCGATGACTACGATGCTGCCGGCGCCGCCATTGGTGTCATGAAGGCTGAGCAGCGTCTCCCCCGCAAGGATGCCATGGTTGAAGGCGATGTCCTCATCGGTCTTACTTCTTCTGGTGTTCACTCCAATGGTTTCTCTCTCGTCCGCAAGGTCGTTCAGAAGTGTGGCCTTGAGTACACAGATGCCTGCCCATGGGACGGCTCCAAGTCTGTCGGCGAGGCGCTTTTGACCCCTACGAAGATCTATGTCAAGCCTTTGCTCAAGGTTCTGGCTTCTGAGcccggtgctgctgctgtcaaggGTATGGCACATAtcactggtggtggtctgaCTGAGAACGTCCCCCGCATGTTGCCCAAGCACCTCTCTGCTGAGATTGATGTCGCGGCGTGGGAGTTGCCGCCTGTGTTCAAGTGGCTTGCTGAGAGCGTTGAGCCCGCTGAGATGGGCAGGACATTCAACACTGGTATTGGCatggtggttgctgttgctgctgagggtgttgagggtgttgttaaggggttggaggaggctggtgagAAGGTGTATACTTTGGGTAGGTTGACGAAGAGGCCGGAGGGTGGTAATGGGTGTGAGTTGAGGAATTTGGAGAGCTGGGCTTAG